The DNA sequence CAAGCAAATACAGCACAACCACTCACCATTTTGAGTGCGAACAGATTCGCCAGTTGTTCTCTGGCCGAGCACATTTAACGGACCATCAAGTAGCGACATTTTGGACCACCACAAGACCGAGAAGAAAGGAAGTGGCGCAATGCACTCTGGGTAACCGGGTATTGACCAGAAGGTTCGAGAAGTTACAGCGCGGGAATCAAAGTATGAAGGGTTTTAATTATAAAACCGACATAAACTGTAAGGTTGTAAAAGGGCTCAAGTCAACCAGCTCCCTTATCGAAATCAGAAAATGACGTTTTTTGACGTTGCTTcattaaaaactacatttcccataattcCTCTGAACTAAACGCTCCTCGCTCTTCTTGGTTCTTGAGACGTTGTCAAGGAGACGGGCTGCCAGTGCGTCCTCTGCTGTTCATGTCCCGTGAcgacagtttttaaaatacaaataatatacattttatttgtaaatctcacagtgctttaaaaaaaaaataatttcaaatatataATACAGTCATTAAAGAACAttgcacatgacaaataaaaccaggAAACTGATATAATATAAATCCTTATATAATTAATTCTTGTATCCGGAATAGAAATAGAAGTGACAAGATAAGATAATCAGtagagataaaacaaaacacaaaaagaaaacaaacaaaaaagaaagaccaGAGGTGTGTTTTGAAGctgccaaaaatgaaaaatgaactgttttctgtttctgttttctgagtTTTTAACAGAGGAGAGATACATGTGAAAATCTGTCAGGAACACTCTTAAGGTAGGCTTTTTTTATGCATCTCATCTTATAATAAAGAATTTTCCCATAATGATGTCAAGATTTGTCTGAATTTTGGAAATCATAAGAGAGTAGTCGACGATAGTTAGTTTGACCATACCTTAATTTACAGGAAAAAATGTGCTTCACAGTGCACAGAGCTACGCCTGCAATGAAACTATCTAGAAGAATACAGtagtgatgtttttattttcacataatgGAGTATACAgatattcctttttttcctttcatacatttccccccattttttctcctcttatTTCTTCTCCTTGTACTGAGTagcattttcctttgtttgcCTTTTTGGAGGATTTGCACAGTACAAAGTGATGCTATAATATATGGTGATTTTAGTTTTTCCTTGGATTTTCTACCAAAGAGCACTGGCAATTACTTTTTTCTGTAGCTGTAGAATATCCTGCACAGTACAAATCTTGGTCACGCTTATTTCCTAACAAACAAATTTAAGGGATCTTTATcaaaactgtttgtttatgttgttaatgtttttatttttaaaaaagcgaTATTAGCAGATGTGTTATTATCAGGTTTTTATAACTctcaaatataatatatagtaaCAACCTCAAAAGTCCATCAGTAGGGCTACACTCCTTATTTACTGAGGGCATACTGCCTCTCATTTTGGCTTTCTTTGGgtatttttttgattttgagtGTTTGGGTCTGCATTATGCATGTCTCCAGAACATAGATTTGTACGGTACATACactcataaaacaacaaatcactACATACATATAAAGTATGTGATTAGTGGGATCCTCAATTCAGTACTGCTATGGTAGAGGGGACAAAACTACTGAAATGTGCCTTTTTTCATTTGTATCCTTTACCTCCAACTAGATGGGAGTAGTGTGAAAAATGGGGTTAAGAGGGTGTGTGCCATGTAAGTAATGGTTCTCTTATTGAGATCAAAGAGGTTGGGGGTTGGAAGACTAATAATTTTGTAAGATCTGCAGAGGAGTGAGTGGAGAACAGGAGAGAGCTGCATGGCACAGCAACCTAGCAGGGAGGCACTGAGTCCTGGGATGTTGTCTGGTTTGATGATTAAACCTCAGAGTGAGTGATCATCTCTAAACATTTCCCTACATGATAATGAAAACTGATATCCAACGACATGTAACAAATATCTACATTCTGTAAAAGAAGTAAATTATTTCTTATACCTCAGTGACCATCAGTGATTCAGTGTTTAAAGACTGACTTAACACACCctgaaaatcttgtttgtgCCGACCTCCAGTGATTTAACTTCTTACCTTGCTGCTGTGACGTACAAGTGTACTCTCAGGatcctgtgacatcactgtcagGTGAGGTTACAGGTGCAAGAAAGCAAGCCACAGCTATCAGTGATACTGGGTGTGGTCAGAGGTGAAACAAGCTTGAAACTTTCAACCACAGCAGATAAACATTGCTTTCAGCCTTTTAAGTTTACAATGATGACCTCagattttgttatatttttaggCTGCTATGCTtctacaagactcaacacaatTCTCCTTTAAAGGGTGATGAATTGTTTATACTTGATTCATAAATGTGGGGACTTCTTTATTCAAtgataaacacaaaaacacaaagacgagtttaatttgaatttattaCCTCCAGTACATTTTGTTGAGCAATGACAACTAGGCcgttaaaaaaatacagtacactTAACTTAAACATTAAAGCATTATAAAGCATACCTATGGCATACAAGAATAACTTTCCTAAAATGTACATCTTTACAAAGTGTTTACAAATAAAAcgtttaaaaaaagacagaaaagtgcAAAAAAGAGTCAATGAAGACTGATAATCCCCACCAGTGAAATAGAGGACACAAATGTacgatgaaaaaaaaaacatacttcaTATTCCTAACTTTTTTTTGATGCATATTTCCTGATATGAACAGTAGACCATGATATTGTGCTTTTCAACTTTTCATGTGGCTATTGTGATTTGGAACTTGCATTAAGCAGTGCGTGATAGAAAAACTAccattttctgaaaatattcacagtatTTGATTTAAATTTTGTGAGCGCACCTGAATCAGAATAAAACCATCTTTTAATAAATAACTAACTTTCATTTACAACCTGTCTGTGGCATGAAGGAATAGAGATAACGGGGCAATATCATTAGGGATGCTTTCAAATAAATACGACACATTAAgtgactttaaaaaatgtttcaacgAGTGTGCGTAGTGAATACTGGGGCTGCTTCaagggaacaaaaaaaaaacaaaaacaaaaaaaacaattgtgcTGTATGAAACTTATTGATGTGACTGACAATTAGTTGGCTGTGATTTTCAACATCTTTCTGTGACTGTGGATTTCAGTAGTGTGACAGCTGGGAGTGTCCCATAacttaaagtaaacaaacagctgattatccatttgagtaaaaaaacaaaacaaaacaaaaaaacaccaaatgtaCACCAAATACAGTACTGTAGTCTTTTAACTAACTCTCCTTAATGCTCTCCTTCGTGGTCCCTctttaaaacagattaaaatgagtaaaatttacaaaaaaaaactcatccaCTTGTGGAGATGCATATTTCGCTCTACACGATGGATGCCCCAGACCATaatatgtaaaaacatttcagacttGCGCACagattcaaaataaatatgaactCCTACAGTTTTCTTATAGATGATCTAAAATATCAGCATCTTCTTTTGATTTTAAAGCACAATACCCTATTGATGTCAAAGTTGGTAGAGTGAAATACAATAACTTCAAACAGACTTACGGGTCTAAGTCTAGTTATACTTAACCTATTGGATCTTGTAATAGCCGACATGTTTTCTTTACAGTTGCATCCTTTTTCGTTAAATTTATTGCTAAAAAGCTGTTAAAAGTGACAATCTATCCTGAGTAGCAAATCTAGACTGCAAATTTGTAAAGCCGCTTGTTCCAAGTGTTTGATAGTGTAAgcacaattaaaaaacacaagccaCCAATCTGTTCACCTCTCCTATACAGGTTAAAATTAACTACTGTAGTGCtgaaaatgcagttaaaatAACCTTACCAGTAAATTACAAGACAGAGCTTGACATTGGAAGTCAAGATCCTCTAAAGATCTTCAGATCTTTGACGCTTGTACTTCGGTTTGAGATGTTGTGCACGGAAAAGGTTCTATTTCTTATAATTGGTAGCATATATTCTGGACTATCTTTATCTTGACAGTTATTGGCACAAGTCCTTTGTCTGTAGTGCCTGCAGAATCAATTCACATGACTCAAATGATCTCTATACGGCTGGCAAGTAAAGCAAAGCATTAAAACCCATTCAGTCATACTGAATGCCTTTATAAACAACTGAGAACATTTGTACTTTGATTTCTTTGTAACTCCCCCTGCACCAGATAATCACTCTTTGAAACATACACAAGAAAACTGTTTGAACCTGGAAGTGCTAAGGCAGCTCACATGCAGGATTTGATGTGGCATTTTGACAATTAATAGTaactttttatgtgttttacttTGAAGCCCTGTAACAGAAAATATAAGTATTCACATATGTTGTTATACATATGCTTGCAATCAAAGACAATGGTTTTTGATCTAAGATGTGTTACATtgatgtaatatttatttttatttgtggtCTACGATGTTGGAGTAGATGAAGGGCATCCAAGGCAAAGCAGCAGTGTCCCTTTTGTTGCAATATGCTGTAGGTTATATATTTGGCTTTCAGTTGGCATATAGACTCAGGCAAAGCTACTAGAGCTCAGACACTGAAACTTATCCCTCAGAGACTGGACGATGGTGGATTGGCTCTCCCGTGGCTCACTCCACAGGTACTTCTCCAGGTTGTCACGCTCCAGAGACCTCAGCCGCTCGCAGGAATGCACCGGTGTGCACGGCAAACTCTGGGAATGGACAAGACCCCGGTTCTGATGGGAAAGGGCTGCCGAGCTGCCACTTCGCTGCGCCAACCTGTCCTGCTCCTGTTCACTTTCGTCCTCTGAGCGGATCTCTACATAGTCATCGTCATCTTCCCCGTTGTCCTTAAAGTTGGCCAGGTAGTTCTGGGTGGCGGAGAGTATGCTCAGTGCAGAAGCCCGGTTCAGGACCACCACATGCTGGCCGTCATGTAAGGTGAGGTCTGACTGTCCCTGGGTAGACCTCTCTGGGAGGCTGCTCTGCCGACCAACCCGGCCCAGACTGGGGCCATGGAGTCTGTCTGTGGATCGATCCACAGCGGGTCCGTTACATCTGAGTCCAGCCTGGTTGTTCTTCTCCTGCTGCGGGCTGCCCAGAGAGCCGACTGACTGAAACTGACTGGATGGGGAAGACTTTGAAACGGGCAAAGACGGAGCATTAAAGGAAGGATGTCTCTTAATGGAACTGTACACATGCTCCTCTTTCTCGCTTGGTGACGACATGGACGAGCTCCATCTCTGGGATGGTGGAGTGgttggagagggagggaggttcTTGAGAGAGGGGGTGGAGCAGGCAGAGGTGAGCCTGCGCTGAGGGGTGGAAGATGCTCGAGCACCCCCCACCTCACTGGATGAGGAGATCAAGCTGGAGAGCTCTCCGTTGCTGTAGGTGGAGTGGAGCCAGTCCTCCTCCAGGGAGGTCTCAGGCATGGACGGAGAGGAAGGAAGCCCTGGATGGCTGTGATGCGGGGTGGCGGAGGTCTGACCAGCTAGACCGGGAGAATCTTTAAACATTATCTGGTCATAGAGCTGGGAGTACTCTGCTATCCTTGCACCTGAAGAGGGAATACAGAGGATGATAAGAAGGTGTGAGTGTCTTattcttaaatgtaaaaaccGTCCCAACTTAGTCTTAAAAACATGAAGCGAGACTAAATATAGCAATGTACAGTCATGTCTACGGATAGGTATTAGCACTGATAGTGACCTTATTAAGCGGTTTGGGTATTGGCTAGTCAATAATACTAGACTTAGAAACTAGATCTAAAAGTTTTTCCTTACCTATGGCAGCTCCCCCTTGTTTCTTTTCCTCTAAGATGGCTGCCAGgtctttctgcttcttctcaGCTCTTGCCCGAGTACAAGAATCTCCAGGGTCCATGCTCCTCATGCGCAGTAGCTGGTTGGCTTTCTTAATCTTCTGGCTATATTGCCGTGCCATCAGGAACACCCGGCTCTTGTTTTTGTCCATCAGTTCCAAGGGGAAGTCCACGGACTCACCCaacaggagggaggaagaggccAGCGGTGAGTCCAGACCTGCCAGCTCTCCTGGAAACAAACTGTGGATATCCTTGATGGGATTCTCCttctgagggtttttttttggaggaAGTTCCACCAGGTCGTCATCCTCTAGGCGGAAGCTGCCGCTGCTGAGGCGAGCCAGTCTGTTACGAATGCTCTTCACTGTGCCTGGGAGGGGTTCTGGGGTGACCGGCAGCGGGCGTGAAGTAGGAGAAGGACTGTGgctttcttcttcagtggtgcCTTCGCTTTGGAGGTCAGGGAGGTTGATGACTGGGATGGTGAATGATGGTGTTGAGCTTACAGGCGGGGGTTTCGGCTGATGTGCTGGGGGACTCTTAGCTGTGGGGCTGGCTGCTTGGGGACTAATGACAGGGGCGCTCTTTGTAGAAGTGTTTTTGACTGAGGTGGTCTTCTTGGGAGACTCACTGCCACTAACTGGGAAGGCAGCAGGCAGTCGGTCAGCTTTCTTTTCATTGTTCTTGATGTAGTTTTCCAAGTCGTTCCAGATCTCGTCGACCTGCTCTGACATCTTATCCCCTTTCTGTGAGCGTTGGGAGAAGGTCTCTGAAGCGGATGAGGAGGAATAATCTGGTTCTGAAGAACACAGAGCATGATGGGAGGATGGTCCTTCATCCTCTCCGAAGCGGAGGCTCTCCTCGGATACAAACCCTCCGATGCTTCCAGTCAGATCTTGTTCTGAGGCCAGcagactgtctctctcttgtttaAGTTTATTGCCTTCATTCATGCCTTTGAGCTCCTTTGACGGGGGCTCCCTAAAACAGATGGTGTCATAGATGTTCTCCTCCACTATCTTGAGCTCACATGTCCCAAATGGCTTCCCTTCCTGTGTGGAGGACCGATTGCTCTCAGAGGAACTGCCTGGTTCGATGATAGGCTCAGTAACCCTTGGAACCTCTGGAGCATTTGACGCCCTTGCTGCCTGGCCCTGGGAACCCTGTGCAAGTGTAAAAGTCTCGTTCCGTGACTGGCATTCCTCCGGGTCTCTTCTAATAAGGCCCATGCTCTTCAGGTCCTCATAGCTGATGTTGTCATATACATTTTCAATATCGTCTATTGTCAGCTGCTCGGCTGATGAGGATCCAGATATGTCATTGCTGGATGATTCAGTGTGAATCACTTCCAGGTTGCTGTGACCGGACTGGTCATCGTCAGGACTCTGTCGAGCCTCTGTAGCCTTCTCCCCTGCACTGCTTGCCCTCCGCAAAACTCTGTTCTCACTGGGTGGAGGGTCAACCTGCACAGTGGGAACTTGTTCAACGTGCCAGCTACAAGGCCGAGCTGTCCTGGGCGACAAGGTGgcctctgacctctctgtggGAGTCTCTGGTTCTGGTCCGCTTGGCTCTGTGGGAACAAACATCTGGTAGATGTCCTCCTCCTCGTCATCAGGCTGCATGGTTCGCTGTCTGGTGGGGAACATGGCCCTGCGAGCCCGGTGGTCTGCCCAAATGTTCCTCACAGAATGGTCACTTTCTGTCACTATTACGGAGGGAACAGGAGAGTCTGGAGGTTCCTCTGTCACGTTAGGTGTCCTGAGGAGTGGCGGATGGTGACTTCCTTCTCTCACGAGGGATTCTCTGGCTCTCTGAGGGGAAGGACAGCAGAAATTACTTGTTGTATCACAATTAATTTCTCAGTTACCACTCTGCAGCTTTGAATCAAAACCATACCTGTAGGTCTGAAGGACT is a window from the Thunnus thynnus chromosome 18, fThuThy2.1, whole genome shotgun sequence genome containing:
- the LOC137169029 gene encoding pleckstrin homology domain-containing family G member 1 isoform X1; translated protein: MKNDLSPAAAARLAAAGNRGFARLQTSSKKSNDYNYLPDALPPLPEVPDSGSALSSVDIPVRCLRNPAFRHASSRYCSAHSMDSSPDSAERPISYSSTSSSASSRDSHCSLGSRSTLVPAPHCNPVTSDQDSGAIRLELVPARQLGCGEEDDRNDRGMDTERGLGRQSSGQTPTEHSEPELSLDRGGERTGQVQGPKTYVDRVVQEILDTERTYVQDLRSIVEDYLQCITNQSRLALSSEDKGSLFGNIQDIFQFNRDLLHDLEKCNADPVAIAECFVSKSEEFHIYTQYCTNYPRSVAVLTECMRNKALAKFFRERQESLSHSLPLGSYLLKPVQRILKYHLLLHEIANHMEKDTETYEVVQEAIDTMQRVAWHINDMKRKHEHAVRLQEIQSLLTNWKGPDLIGYGELVLEGTFRLQRAKNERTLFLFDKLLLITKKREETYTYKAHILCCNLMLVEVIPKEPLSFSVFHYKNPKLQHTVQAKSQQDKRMWILHLKRLILENHPAKIPAKAKQAILEMDAMHHPGFHYSPDGDKKDSPQTKEGPTPRRGRRKEPLSKLLKTAKQNAANTDGEKRTSLGATLLSPVSQLALGTIGRSRSLINQSQESLDPGDHYDHSDREEGEEPHQQDADDEDDSGLGGGKRLRVPGKSSRKRLNPQASVDSIEQWKTFNMSPSDLQRARESLVREGSHHPPLLRTPNVTEEPPDSPVPSVIVTESDHSVRNIWADHRARRAMFPTRQRTMQPDDEEEDIYQMFVPTEPSGPEPETPTERSEATLSPRTARPCSWHVEQVPTVQVDPPPSENRVLRRASSAGEKATEARQSPDDDQSGHSNLEVIHTESSSNDISGSSSAEQLTIDDIENVYDNISYEDLKSMGLIRRDPEECQSRNETFTLAQGSQGQAARASNAPEVPRVTEPIIEPGSSSESNRSSTQEGKPFGTCELKIVEENIYDTICFREPPSKELKGMNEGNKLKQERDSLLASEQDLTGSIGGFVSEESLRFGEDEGPSSHHALCSSEPDYSSSSASETFSQRSQKGDKMSEQVDEIWNDLENYIKNNEKKADRLPAAFPVSGSESPKKTTSVKNTSTKSAPVISPQAASPTAKSPPAHQPKPPPVSSTPSFTIPVINLPDLQSEGTTEEESHSPSPTSRPLPVTPEPLPGTVKSIRNRLARLSSGSFRLEDDDLVELPPKKNPQKENPIKDIHSLFPGELAGLDSPLASSSLLLGESVDFPLELMDKNKSRVFLMARQYSQKIKKANQLLRMRSMDPGDSCTRARAEKKQKDLAAILEEKKQGGAAIGARIAEYSQLYDQIMFKDSPGLAGQTSATPHHSHPGLPSSPSMPETSLEEDWLHSTYSNGELSSLISSSSEVGGARASSTPQRRLTSACSTPSLKNLPPSPTTPPSQRWSSSMSSPSEKEEHVYSSIKRHPSFNAPSLPVSKSSPSSQFQSVGSLGSPQQEKNNQAGLRCNGPAVDRSTDRLHGPSLGRVGRQSSLPERSTQGQSDLTLHDGQHVVVLNRASALSILSATQNYLANFKDNGEDDDDYVEIRSEDESEQEQDRLAQRSGSSAALSHQNRGLVHSQSLPCTPVHSCERLRSLERDNLEKYLWSEPRESQSTIVQSLRDKFQCLSSSSFA
- the LOC137169029 gene encoding pleckstrin homology domain-containing family G member 1 isoform X2, whose product is MPTDDYNYLPDALPPLPEVPDSGSALSSVDIPVRCLRNPAFRHASSRYCSAHSMDSSPDSAERPISYSSTSSSASSRDSHCSLGSRSTLVPAPHCNPVTSDQDSGAIRLELVPARQLGCGEEDDRNDRGMDTERGLGRQSSGQTPTEHSEPELSLDRGGERTGQVQGPKTYVDRVVQEILDTERTYVQDLRSIVEDYLQCITNQSRLALSSEDKGSLFGNIQDIFQFNRDLLHDLEKCNADPVAIAECFVSKSEEFHIYTQYCTNYPRSVAVLTECMRNKALAKFFRERQESLSHSLPLGSYLLKPVQRILKYHLLLHEIANHMEKDTETYEVVQEAIDTMQRVAWHINDMKRKHEHAVRLQEIQSLLTNWKGPDLIGYGELVLEGTFRLQRAKNERTLFLFDKLLLITKKREETYTYKAHILCCNLMLVEVIPKEPLSFSVFHYKNPKLQHTVQAKSQQDKRMWILHLKRLILENHPAKIPAKAKQAILEMDAMHHPGFHYSPDGDKKDSPQTKEGPTPRRGRRKEPLSKLLKTAKQNAANTDGEKRTSLGATLLSPVSQLALGTIGRSRSLINQSQESLDPGDHYDHSDREEGEEPHQQDADDEDDSGLGGGKRLRVPGKSSRKRLNPQASVDSIEQWKTFNMSPSDLQRARESLVREGSHHPPLLRTPNVTEEPPDSPVPSVIVTESDHSVRNIWADHRARRAMFPTRQRTMQPDDEEEDIYQMFVPTEPSGPEPETPTERSEATLSPRTARPCSWHVEQVPTVQVDPPPSENRVLRRASSAGEKATEARQSPDDDQSGHSNLEVIHTESSSNDISGSSSAEQLTIDDIENVYDNISYEDLKSMGLIRRDPEECQSRNETFTLAQGSQGQAARASNAPEVPRVTEPIIEPGSSSESNRSSTQEGKPFGTCELKIVEENIYDTICFREPPSKELKGMNEGNKLKQERDSLLASEQDLTGSIGGFVSEESLRFGEDEGPSSHHALCSSEPDYSSSSASETFSQRSQKGDKMSEQVDEIWNDLENYIKNNEKKADRLPAAFPVSGSESPKKTTSVKNTSTKSAPVISPQAASPTAKSPPAHQPKPPPVSSTPSFTIPVINLPDLQSEGTTEEESHSPSPTSRPLPVTPEPLPGTVKSIRNRLARLSSGSFRLEDDDLVELPPKKNPQKENPIKDIHSLFPGELAGLDSPLASSSLLLGESVDFPLELMDKNKSRVFLMARQYSQKIKKANQLLRMRSMDPGDSCTRARAEKKQKDLAAILEEKKQGGAAIGARIAEYSQLYDQIMFKDSPGLAGQTSATPHHSHPGLPSSPSMPETSLEEDWLHSTYSNGELSSLISSSSEVGGARASSTPQRRLTSACSTPSLKNLPPSPTTPPSQRWSSSMSSPSEKEEHVYSSIKRHPSFNAPSLPVSKSSPSSQFQSVGSLGSPQQEKNNQAGLRCNGPAVDRSTDRLHGPSLGRVGRQSSLPERSTQGQSDLTLHDGQHVVVLNRASALSILSATQNYLANFKDNGEDDDDYVEIRSEDESEQEQDRLAQRSGSSAALSHQNRGLVHSQSLPCTPVHSCERLRSLERDNLEKYLWSEPRESQSTIVQSLRDKFQCLSSSSFA
- the LOC137169029 gene encoding pleckstrin homology domain-containing family G member 1 isoform X3, encoding MDSSPDSAERPISYSSTSSSASSRDSHCSLGSRSTLVPAPHCNPVTSDQDSGAIRLELVPARQLGCGEEDDRNDRGMDTERGLGRQSSGQTPTEHSEPELSLDRGGERTGQVQGPKTYVDRVVQEILDTERTYVQDLRSIVEDYLQCITNQSRLALSSEDKGSLFGNIQDIFQFNRDLLHDLEKCNADPVAIAECFVSKSEEFHIYTQYCTNYPRSVAVLTECMRNKALAKFFRERQESLSHSLPLGSYLLKPVQRILKYHLLLHEIANHMEKDTETYEVVQEAIDTMQRVAWHINDMKRKHEHAVRLQEIQSLLTNWKGPDLIGYGELVLEGTFRLQRAKNERTLFLFDKLLLITKKREETYTYKAHILCCNLMLVEVIPKEPLSFSVFHYKNPKLQHTVQAKSQQDKRMWILHLKRLILENHPAKIPAKAKQAILEMDAMHHPGFHYSPDGDKKDSPQTKEGPTPRRGRRKEPLSKLLKTAKQNAANTDGEKRTSLGATLLSPVSQLALGTIGRSRSLINQSQESLDPGDHYDHSDREEGEEPHQQDADDEDDSGLGGGKRLRVPGKSSRKRLNPQASVDSIEQWKTFNMSPSDLQRARESLVREGSHHPPLLRTPNVTEEPPDSPVPSVIVTESDHSVRNIWADHRARRAMFPTRQRTMQPDDEEEDIYQMFVPTEPSGPEPETPTERSEATLSPRTARPCSWHVEQVPTVQVDPPPSENRVLRRASSAGEKATEARQSPDDDQSGHSNLEVIHTESSSNDISGSSSAEQLTIDDIENVYDNISYEDLKSMGLIRRDPEECQSRNETFTLAQGSQGQAARASNAPEVPRVTEPIIEPGSSSESNRSSTQEGKPFGTCELKIVEENIYDTICFREPPSKELKGMNEGNKLKQERDSLLASEQDLTGSIGGFVSEESLRFGEDEGPSSHHALCSSEPDYSSSSASETFSQRSQKGDKMSEQVDEIWNDLENYIKNNEKKADRLPAAFPVSGSESPKKTTSVKNTSTKSAPVISPQAASPTAKSPPAHQPKPPPVSSTPSFTIPVINLPDLQSEGTTEEESHSPSPTSRPLPVTPEPLPGTVKSIRNRLARLSSGSFRLEDDDLVELPPKKNPQKENPIKDIHSLFPGELAGLDSPLASSSLLLGESVDFPLELMDKNKSRVFLMARQYSQKIKKANQLLRMRSMDPGDSCTRARAEKKQKDLAAILEEKKQGGAAIGARIAEYSQLYDQIMFKDSPGLAGQTSATPHHSHPGLPSSPSMPETSLEEDWLHSTYSNGELSSLISSSSEVGGARASSTPQRRLTSACSTPSLKNLPPSPTTPPSQRWSSSMSSPSEKEEHVYSSIKRHPSFNAPSLPVSKSSPSSQFQSVGSLGSPQQEKNNQAGLRCNGPAVDRSTDRLHGPSLGRVGRQSSLPERSTQGQSDLTLHDGQHVVVLNRASALSILSATQNYLANFKDNGEDDDDYVEIRSEDESEQEQDRLAQRSGSSAALSHQNRGLVHSQSLPCTPVHSCERLRSLERDNLEKYLWSEPRESQSTIVQSLRDKFQCLSSSSFA